TTAACAGAGGCACAAGAACGTGCCTCTGTTGACTTCCATGTGGCAGTGACTACTTCTCGTTACTTCCACCAAACATCGTATTTCCGTTCGCCGTTTTCTCCGGCACATCCTGAATCACGTCAAAGTGCTCGACGATCTTTCCGTTCTCAACACGAAAAATATCCACAATGGCTTTACCACGATCTTTTTCGTTCTGTTTAGAATGAAGATGCAAAGCCACGAGATCTCCATCGGCCAATGCACGGTGAATCACCACATGCGATTTTGGATTTTTCTTAAAGTAGTCTTCGAAGTACTCGTAAAAAGCCGCCGCTCCATTGGGAACGTACGGGTTGTGCTGAATGTATTTTTTCCCGATGTATTTCTTCGCCGCCTCACGAGGTTTGTGCTGATTAAATGCCATCTCGTAGAAATCGCGCACGAGAACTTTGTTCTCTTCCGGAGTCGCCTTCGTCGTAAAAGACAACAGACAGATCACCGCCACAAGAGCAAATTGAGTTTTCATATAAATCCTCCATTCCTTGAGGATAGACGACAAAAGCAGCCGCGAACAACACGTCAAATGCCAAAATGGAGCTTCAGCGAAAAGTATTGGTAAAAGTAAAAACCCGGATCTAGGCTCCGGTTTAATTTATTTCACGCTTCCGGAAATTCCGTTGAACATAATCCCGACCGAGAAGTACGAGCCGGAAAGATCTAATGTGTCAATGGAGGCGCTGGCGGAGCCCGAGCGGTCAAAGCCGTCGACTTTGTTATTTTCGATGCCGCCTTCGACGACGAAGTAGAATTTTTTGTAACCAATAGATAAGGATCCACCCACCGCTGTGTAGGGAGAAGCGGCCCAGCCTTCACCGGCGGATTTTGTAAACTCGCCGTCTTGGCTTGCCGTTCTAACTTTCAATTTCGTGTTTGTTCCGCCGACCCCAGCAAAACCGTCGAAACGCACAACATCGTTTCTGTACAAAGGAACGCGCGCCAAAAGCAACAAGGCATCCTGATCGACTTTTGCGCTGTAGTCAGTTGCAGAACTTGCGGGATTTTCTTCGACGTCGCCTAAAATCTTCGTATAGCGAACACCGACATCCAGGTATTTCATCGCAGGGTACGTGATCTCAACACCATAACGGGAAACGCTGTCGATCTTTTTAAGACCTTGCGCCTCAATCACTTCATTGACGTTTTTAGGGTCGACTTTGGAATTCCCGGCGAACAAGCGAGCCTGAACAGGAAACTCTTTTGCGTGAGAAACGTTAAAAGAAAAAAGCACAGACACCAGAGCCGTCAACCCCACACTACCCTTGAACATGCAACCATCCTTGAAGATGATTTCAGGTTATGATCAGTGACATTAGCCCTCAAGTCCAATTCAGGTTCCGCGACCTTTAGCTTGAACACCGGAAGAAAATATCATCAAATGAAAGAATGCAAAAACTAACGACATTCCTCATGTTTGAAGGCCGCGCAGAAGAAGCTATTCGTTTCTATATTTCTCTCTTCAAAAACTCTGAGATCAAAGATCTTAAGAAATACGGCAAAGAAGGTCCGGGAAAAGAGGGTTCGGTTCTGCATGCAACGTTCTCTCTGAACGGCCAGGAATTTATGGCGATCGATAGTTACGTGAAACATGCGTTTACGTTTACACCGTCTGTATCCATTTACGTCCAATGCGAATCGGAAGAAGAACTCACCACACTCGCGAATAAACTTGGCGAAAACGGACAGGTTCTGATGCCTCTTGATAACTACGGCTTTAGTCAAAAGTTCACATGGGTGAACGACCGGTTTGGAGTTTCATGGCAGTTGAATCTTGCCTAAGCATAGTGCAATTTAAATCTGCGCGTCGCGATTGTTATTGTAAGCGCGCTCCAGTTCACGAATATCAATCTTCTTCATCTTAAAAAGCGCCGAGAGCATTCTTTCCGTACGCTCGGGCTCGGCATCGCTGATCATCGTCGCCATTTGTGCAGGCACGATCTGCCAGGACAAACCGTATTTATCACGAAGCCAGCCGCACTCTTCAATGGCGCCGCCGTCGGCAGAAAGTTTTTCCCAAAGCGTGTCGATCTCTTTTTGATTTTCGCAATTCACCATCAGAGAGATCGCATGTGAGAATTGAAAAACAGGGCCGCCATTGATCGCTACAAAATCCTGCCCCTCCAATTGAAAGTCGATGGTCATCACCGAACCCTCAGGCATTCCGGAAGCTTTCGCTCCTGATACGCCATAACGAGCGACTTTTTTTATGCGTGAGTTGCGAAATACAGAAAGGTAAAAACGGACCGCGTCTTCGGCGTTATTATCAAACCATAGATTGGGAACGATCTTCTGCATAAGGCTCTCCTGTTGAGTCCAGAATAAAGCACAAACGAGTTTCAGAAGAATATGTACTTCGCCATCCTCCCCCCGGGAATTTCCAAATTCGGACCGGTAATTATTAAGGCCTATAGAGTGTGTGTTGCAAAAATGCGTACACATTCTGCGAAATACCGACGTAGCTATGTAACCTTAACTACATTTTCACCTCTTGAACTCCGATAAATATTCAAGAGATTAAGGAGCTCATTTTGGTACGTCTTGTTTTAGTGCTATTGCTGTCATATTGCATGGGCGCGTGCACCTTATCTGCAGAACTTTTGCAGCAAGCCAGCCAGTTTAAAGACGTTCCAGACGCGTCCTCTCCGGATTCATCCACTGTCGACGTCCCTGCCATCGTGACACGGGAGAAAGGCCATCTCGTGGCTCTTCCGCGCACGAGAGTTTATCTTACCGAGAGTGTCCCGGGTCTGACATTCGCGGCAAAAACCCTGGCCATGTCTAAGTTGGGCACGAGTGAAACGTCTTTGCAAAAACTTACGCAGTACAGTCGTGGCCGCCTTCGCGGCCGAGGACGCGCACATGCTCCGCACTAAAACGCGCCGTCGGGCGCGTTTTACCGCGGGCACAACCTCGCCCCTTTTCTTAATTAAATTTTCTTTGGTGATAATATTTTTGGATATTTTTGTTTCTAGATTGTTTTTTGTTTATTTGGCATTCTTTGGTTAGGAGAGGTTATGTTTTTTAAGGATCTTGGTGATGGGTTTTCTGTTCGTGAGGTTTCTGCGGCGGAGTTGAGGGCTTGTTTGGCGCAAAATTTTGATTCTGTTTTTTCTAATAGGTTGGAAGTGGAGTCTGTGGCGGCTGAGAATGTGTCCAAGATGGAGAAGTTGGCTGAGCGGCGTAAAGCAGATCAGCGATTTACTTTGCGCATGGGTGTTTTCCATCAAGATCAAATGGTCGGATGGCATTTTGGTCACGCGACGGACGCTGAGACATACTATATGCAGAATTCTGCGGTATTACCTGAATACCGAGGCAAAGGACTTTATGGGGAGCTTCTTCACTGTGTGCTCGAAAAAGTAAAAATGGAGGAGTTTCAGGTCGTCACCAGCATTCATCATCCTAACAACCCTGCGGTTTTGATTCCGAAGTTAAAAGCAGGGTTCATAATAGCGGGGATGCATTTCCATGAGCGCTTTCGCTCCCTCGTCGAGCTTCGATATATTTACGATCAGGAGCGCCGTAAGAGGTTTCATCGCAGCCTAGGTTTGGAGTTTTAGGCAAAAATCGCGTTGCCACATTGCGCTATAAATGTCGAGGTCCAAGTAGGTCTGAAAAGGGTGAAAATTTGTCGAAAACCTGATAGATATTGGGGACCTATGACAAATGCAAACAACACCCGTACACCTTATAATCCCGTAAAACCTGATGTCCAACTTGCGAAGCAAGAAGAGACGATTTTGGATTTTTGGGATCAAGAGAAAATTTTTGCTCAGACTTTGGAAACTCAGGGCAAAAAGACATACAACTTCTATGACGGGCCTCCGTTTGCGACGGGTCTTCCTCACTATGGGCACTTGCTTGCCGGTGTTTTGAAAGACGTTGTTCCTCGTTATTGGACGATGAAAGGCTACTCGGTGCCTCGTCGTTTTGGTTGGGACTGTCACGGTCTTCCTGTTGAGTACGAAATCAACAAGACTCACAAAATCGAAAGCCGTAAAGACGTTTTCAAAATGGGTGTCGCGAATTACAACGACGCTTGCCGCTCTATCGTTAAACGATACTCAACAGAATGGAAAACGACAGTTCGTAGAGTCGGTCGCTGGGTTGACATGGAAAAACCTTACTTCACGATGGACGTTGAGTTCATGCAAAGTGTGTGGTGGGTGTTCCAACAGCTTTTCCAAAAAGGTTTGATCTACGAAGGCTACAAAGTTGTTCCTTACTCTGTTGGTATCTCGACATCACTTTCAAACTTTGAGGCGAATCAGAACTACAAAATGGTTCAAGATCCCGCAATCACAGTGATGTTCAAGTTGATCAATCAACAAGACACTTCGGTGCTTGCTTGGACGACGACCCCTTGGACTCTTCCTTCCAACTTGGCGTTGGCAGTGGGAGTTGATATCGACTACGTCAAAGTTCAAGAAAAAGCGACGGGCCGTAAATTGATTCTGGCGCAAGCCTTGCTTCCGTCTGTGTTTAAAAAACCGGATGAGGAAGTAGAAGTTCTGAAAATGATGAAAGGGCAAGAGCTTGTCGGTCTGACTTACGAGCCGCTTTTCCCTTACTTCGGTGATCGCGCGGATAAAGGGGCGTTCCGTATTATTACTTCCGATCACGTAACGACGGACAGTGGTACGGGTGTGGTTCACATGGCGCCTGCATTCGGTGAAGAGGACTACTATGCGTGCGCGAAAGCAGGTATCCCGCTTGTTAATCCTGTCGATGACGACGGTATGTTCACAAGTGAAGTTCCGGACTACGCTGGTAAGCGCGTGAAAGACGCGGATAAAGATATCATCTCGGATTTGAAAAAACGCGGAAATCTTTTCAAACAAGATACGATCCAACATAGTTACCCATTCTGTTATCGCTCAGACACTCCGCTGATCTATCGGGCGGTTTCGTCTTGGTTTGTTGCGGTTGAGAAAATCAAAGAGAACTTGGTTGCGAATAATAAAAATACGACATGGGTTCCGGATCATCTTCGTGATGGTCGTTTCGGTAACTGGCTTGAAGGCGCTCGTGACTGGGCGATCTCTCGTAACCGTTTCTGGGGAACTCCACTTCCGATCTGGAGAAACGCTGAAGGTGAAGTGATCTGTGTTGGCTCGCGTGAAGAGCTTGAAAAACTCTCTGGCCAAAAAGTCGAAGATCTTCACATCGAGTTTGTGGATAAAATCACAATTCCTTCGCCGACAGGTAAATCTCCATTGAAACGCGTTGATGGCGTTTTGGACTGCTGGTTTGAATCAGGTTCCATGCCTTACGCGCAGTGGGGCTTCCCGAATGCGAATGTAGAAGAGTTTAAGAAAGCTTTCCCTGCGGATTTTATCGCGGAAGGTTTGGATCAAACGCGCGGTTGGTTCTATACGTTGTCGATCATCGGCACAGCTTTGTTCAATCAAGCGCCTTTCAAAAACGTCGTCGTGAACGGTCTTGTGCTTGCTGAAGACGGCCGCAAGATGTCTAAGAGTTTGAAGAACTACCCAGATCCGATGGAAGTTTTGAATCAGCATGGTGCGGATGCTTTGCGTTTGTACCTGATCGACTCTCCGGTTGTGAAAGCGCAAGAGTTGAAGTTCTCTGAAAAAGGCGTTTACGATATCGTTCGTAAAATCTTGCTCAGATGGTGGAACTCTTATTCGTTCTTTGCCAACTACGCGAACATCGACGGCTTCGTTCCAAAAGGGGATGCAAAAAAATCTCCGAACATCTTGGATCAGTGGGTTCTTTCTCGTTTGAACGGTTTGATCGCAAACACGCACAAAGAGATGGACGCTTATCGCTTGTACAACGTTGTTCCGCATCTTCTTCAGTTCATCGAAGATTTGACGAATACGTACATCCGTTTCAATCGTTCGTTGTTCTGGCAAGACGGCATGCCTGAAACGAAACGCTATGCTTATGAAACTTTGCACGAAGTTCTTGTGACGTTGGCGCGTTTGATGGCTCCATTTGCACCGTTCATGTCTGAAGTGACTTATAAAAACTTGGCGCAAGTCCTTCCGAATAAGAAAGACTCTGTTCACTTGGAAAGCTTCCCGAAAGAAGATCTTTCTATGCTTCGTCCTGAATTGGAAGAGGCCGTGAAAGCAATGGATACTCTTGTGACCTTGGGACGTAATCACCGCGAGAAGATCGCCGTGAAAGCGAAGATCCCACTTAATGAAATCAAAATCATCCACAGAAATCCGGAACTTTTGAAAACGCTTAAGATGTTTGAACCGTTCTTCATCGACGAATTGAACTTCCGTAAAGTGACGTACGATTCTCACGAAGATCAATACGTGCAAGTGACCGCGAAAGCGAACTTCCCAGTTTTGGGTAAACGTCTTGGTTCTAAGATGAAAGCCGTTGGCGGAGCGATTCAGAAATTGGATTTAGCTTCTATCTTAAAACTTGAAAACGGTGAGACGATTCAGGTTGAAGGCGAAGACATCCAGTTGTCTGACGTTGAAATCCGTCGTGCTCCGAAAGGTGACAACGCGAATTTGTCCGTTCACCAAATCGTGTCTATCGAAGTCGATCCGACGGTGACTCCAGAGCAAGAACGTGAAGGTCTGGCTCGCGAGATCATGCGTAAAATCCAAGTGGCTCGTAAATCCGCAGACTTCAAGCTTGATGACAAAATCACTCTAGAAATCGCTTGTACGACGGCTTTGCGTGAGGCTTTGGAAGCTCATAAAGACATGATCGTGACAGAAACTTTGACGAAGAATTTGAATGTGATGGATGTGGCGGCTGATCCAAAAGGCACGCATACAGAAGCTTCAGATATCGATGGCGAAGTGATTAAAGTCGGTGTGACCGCTCTTCCTCGCGCGTGAAAAAGCTCGGGGAAGAATTCTCATTCTCTGCCATAGGCGTTGTCAGGACTCCGTTCAAAGACAAGTTCGGAGTTCCGCGGCAGCCGGGTCTTGCGGCACAGGCCAAAGGGGTGATTAAACTCAACCCCGATCCCGATCTCATCACGGCTCTTAAAAGTCTCGAAGAATTCAGTCATTTGTGGATTGTGTTCGTGTTTCATGAACATGGCGGAAGAAACTGGAAGCCGAGCATTCGTCCACCGCGCTTAGGTGGCAATCGCAAAGTCGGTGTTCTGGCTTCTCGCTCTCCACATCGTCCTAATCCGATTGGTATCTCTGCTGTTTCAATAGAAAGTATTGATCTCGAAGCGGCCGGTGGTCCCGAGATCTCTGTTGGCGGAGTGGATCTTATCGATGGAACTCCGGTCTTGGATATTAAACCCTACATTCCTTATGCAGATGCAATTCCCGAGGCAAAAGCGGGATGGGCGTCTGAACCGATTCCTCGCTTTGAAGTGAAGTTTTCTGACGCAGCGGAAGCGGAAATCAAAAAGCGCGATCCGCAAGGAGATAAAAATCTGCGGGCTTTGATCATCAACATCCTTGAATTGGACCCTCGCCCGGCCTTTCAAAAACGTCAAGCTCCTGTGACAGATGAAAAAACGTGGGGAAGTCGCTATGGGTTTGACGTCATCGGTAACGACGTAAAATACGAAATCCGCGAAGGCTATTTCTTCGTTTACGATTTAGGTTATCAGAAATAACCGAATGGTTTTATCCAAAATAGAGATGCGGATCTTCGAAACAGCGCTCAAAGATTTTTTGTAAAGCTGCCGCGTGAACGCCATCCATAAAACGGTGGTCGAAGGTCACGCCGATCCTGGCAACGGGACGGGCTTCCACAGTTCCCTCAGATGTGACCCAAGGACGTTGTTTGATTTGTCCTACGGTCAACAAGATAGGAACTTTCGTATACGTCACAAGGGGAGCCCACGCGGTATCCCCGCCCATGCCGCCAATGTTTGTGATCATGATAGAGCCGAAGGCGTCGCGTGGCATTCCAGCCCACGTCAGATTGATTCCCAAGTCATAGTTTAGAAAAGAAGCGATATTAAGAACCGTGCGAATGAAAAACCACGGCACCCATTTCAGGGCGTCTACGGACTTCGTAAGTTCACTTTCAATTCCATCTTTGATAGAGCGGGAATTTTCGGTAAGAGCTTGCGCGATTTGCACGGCGCTGAGATTTTCTGCCTGGCGGACCACCACACCAGTAAGGTTGGCTTTACCGACAGGATCGTTAGGATTACCAGGAACATTCACTTGATAAAAAAGGTCGACATGTTCGCGCAGATAAATGCGATTAAAGCGGATCATGCCGTTGATTTCGGGCCGCTCTTTCATCGCAATCGCGGCGGCTTTTCCCACAAGATGCGAAACCGTGATCTTCACACCTGTAGAGGCTTCTTTTTCTTTGATATAGGCCAAAGCTTTGCTCATGTCGATTTCGAGCAATCCATAAACTGAGGGATCTCCGGCAGTACGCCACGAGCCCATCGCGATTTTACGAAACGCGGATCCACCTTTTGAAAGTCGCAGTTTTGGCTTCATAAAAAAAGACTAACAGCTTGTTCGTCATGAAGCAAACCGCCGCGGATTTATTCCTTTGGCAGTGTTGCGATAAACTTCTTTCCTGTTTCGGAAAGATGGGTAAAGCGAATGCCATAACGGATGTAAACGTTCTCCGCTCCGGGAAGCTTTACTTTTCGAACAGAGACGACTACGCCTTTGGCGTCGAATTTATTATCTGTGATGCTGTCGCTGAATTTGATCATCAGGGTTTCATTCAGGTCGCATTTTGCCGTTCGAACGATGAGACCCATTCCGGTTCGTGAAACATCCGGGCAGAAAACTTGAAAACCACTGCCTTTACTGGAAAGAGCGATAAAAACTTTACCACAATTAAAACGTGGAGACTTGCGGCGCATCTTTACGTCAGGAAGCTTTTCACCAGAAATCTGCTTATAGTTTTCCAAAGATTTCGGAGAGAACTCTTCCCAGTCGATCAGTTTCTGCCAAGGTCCCTGCGGGCTCTTCGAGATCAAACTCGTCTCGGACAGCTTATGCTCGTGAACTAACGCTAAAATTTCCAAATACTTCAAAGGGTGGTCGCCGCGATTTTTTTCGTACCAATAAACGGGTGTAAGGATGGGAAAATTTTCTGGAGTGATAAACGCAGGTACTTGCGTGTCTTCGTTGACGTCGCTGATCAAACCGACCGCGACGTGATCGCCGTAATCGTTTTCGGAAGAGTCGCCGTCCCCGTCACTTTCTAAGTCAGAAAAGTCTGGATGTTGTGCGAGCATCATCCATTCACCGGTTTGATTATTAAGGATCATATCGAAAAGACTGATT
This region of Bdellovibrio sp. 22V genomic DNA includes:
- a CDS encoding PilZ domain-containing protein; this translates as MTSGYYLTTGKQKLGPLTEKNVIDGVRSGKISLFDMILNNQTGEWMMLAQHPDFSDLESDGDGDSSENDYGDHVAVGLISDVNEDTQVPAFITPENFPILTPVYWYEKNRGDHPLKYLEILALVHEHKLSETSLISKSPQGPWQKLIDWEEFSPKSLENYKQISGEKLPDVKMRRKSPRFNCGKVFIALSSKGSGFQVFCPDVSRTGMGLIVRTAKCDLNETLMIKFSDSITDNKFDAKGVVVSVRKVKLPGAENVYIRYGIRFTHLSETGKKFIATLPKE
- the ileS gene encoding isoleucine--tRNA ligase, with the translated sequence MTNANNTRTPYNPVKPDVQLAKQEETILDFWDQEKIFAQTLETQGKKTYNFYDGPPFATGLPHYGHLLAGVLKDVVPRYWTMKGYSVPRRFGWDCHGLPVEYEINKTHKIESRKDVFKMGVANYNDACRSIVKRYSTEWKTTVRRVGRWVDMEKPYFTMDVEFMQSVWWVFQQLFQKGLIYEGYKVVPYSVGISTSLSNFEANQNYKMVQDPAITVMFKLINQQDTSVLAWTTTPWTLPSNLALAVGVDIDYVKVQEKATGRKLILAQALLPSVFKKPDEEVEVLKMMKGQELVGLTYEPLFPYFGDRADKGAFRIITSDHVTTDSGTGVVHMAPAFGEEDYYACAKAGIPLVNPVDDDGMFTSEVPDYAGKRVKDADKDIISDLKKRGNLFKQDTIQHSYPFCYRSDTPLIYRAVSSWFVAVEKIKENLVANNKNTTWVPDHLRDGRFGNWLEGARDWAISRNRFWGTPLPIWRNAEGEVICVGSREELEKLSGQKVEDLHIEFVDKITIPSPTGKSPLKRVDGVLDCWFESGSMPYAQWGFPNANVEEFKKAFPADFIAEGLDQTRGWFYTLSIIGTALFNQAPFKNVVVNGLVLAEDGRKMSKSLKNYPDPMEVLNQHGADALRLYLIDSPVVKAQELKFSEKGVYDIVRKILLRWWNSYSFFANYANIDGFVPKGDAKKSPNILDQWVLSRLNGLIANTHKEMDAYRLYNVVPHLLQFIEDLTNTYIRFNRSLFWQDGMPETKRYAYETLHEVLVTLARLMAPFAPFMSEVTYKNLAQVLPNKKDSVHLESFPKEDLSMLRPELEEAVKAMDTLVTLGRNHREKIAVKAKIPLNEIKIIHRNPELLKTLKMFEPFFIDELNFRKVTYDSHEDQYVQVTAKANFPVLGKRLGSKMKAVGGAIQKLDLASILKLENGETIQVEGEDIQLSDVEIRRAPKGDNANLSVHQIVSIEVDPTVTPEQEREGLAREIMRKIQVARKSADFKLDDKITLEIACTTALREALEAHKDMIVTETLTKNLNVMDVAADPKGTHTEASDIDGEVIKVGVTALPRA
- a CDS encoding nuclear transport factor 2 family protein encodes the protein MKTQFALVAVICLLSFTTKATPEENKVLVRDFYEMAFNQHKPREAAKKYIGKKYIQHNPYVPNGAAAFYEYFEDYFKKNPKSHVVIHRALADGDLVALHLHSKQNEKDRGKAIVDIFRVENGKIVEHFDVIQDVPEKTANGNTMFGGSNEK
- a CDS encoding VOC family protein, with the translated sequence MQKIVPNLWFDNNAEDAVRFYLSVFRNSRIKKVARYGVSGAKASGMPEGSVMTIDFQLEGQDFVAINGGPVFQFSHAISLMVNCENQKEIDTLWEKLSADGGAIEECGWLRDKYGLSWQIVPAQMATMISDAEPERTERMLSALFKMKKIDIRELERAYNNNRDAQI
- a CDS encoding 2-oxo acid dehydrogenase subunit E2, producing MKPKLRLSKGGSAFRKIAMGSWRTAGDPSVYGLLEIDMSKALAYIKEKEASTGVKITVSHLVGKAAAIAMKERPEINGMIRFNRIYLREHVDLFYQVNVPGNPNDPVGKANLTGVVVRQAENLSAVQIAQALTENSRSIKDGIESELTKSVDALKWVPWFFIRTVLNIASFLNYDLGINLTWAGMPRDAFGSIMITNIGGMGGDTAWAPLVTYTKVPILLTVGQIKQRPWVTSEGTVEARPVARIGVTFDHRFMDGVHAAALQKIFERCFEDPHLYFG
- a CDS encoding GNAT family N-acetyltransferase, producing MFFKDLGDGFSVREVSAAELRACLAQNFDSVFSNRLEVESVAAENVSKMEKLAERRKADQRFTLRMGVFHQDQMVGWHFGHATDAETYYMQNSAVLPEYRGKGLYGELLHCVLEKVKMEEFQVVTSIHHPNNPAVLIPKLKAGFIIAGMHFHERFRSLVELRYIYDQERRKRFHRSLGLEF
- the tsaA gene encoding tRNA (N6-threonylcarbamoyladenosine(37)-N6)-methyltransferase TrmO — its product is MKKLGEEFSFSAIGVVRTPFKDKFGVPRQPGLAAQAKGVIKLNPDPDLITALKSLEEFSHLWIVFVFHEHGGRNWKPSIRPPRLGGNRKVGVLASRSPHRPNPIGISAVSIESIDLEAAGGPEISVGGVDLIDGTPVLDIKPYIPYADAIPEAKAGWASEPIPRFEVKFSDAAEAEIKKRDPQGDKNLRALIINILELDPRPAFQKRQAPVTDEKTWGSRYGFDVIGNDVKYEIREGYFFVYDLGYQK
- a CDS encoding VOC family protein, which gives rise to MQKLTTFLMFEGRAEEAIRFYISLFKNSEIKDLKKYGKEGPGKEGSVLHATFSLNGQEFMAIDSYVKHAFTFTPSVSIYVQCESEEELTTLANKLGENGQVLMPLDNYGFSQKFTWVNDRFGVSWQLNLA